A stretch of the Ensifer sp. PDNC004 genome encodes the following:
- a CDS encoding DMT family transporter, with the protein MNTELKRGSFEMTAAMLISGTIGWFVLMSGQPVTSVVFWRCVFGAVTLVAIAGALGLLDRRHFSRRMLLLSVVGGIAIVVNWLLLFAAYSHASISIATMVYNTQPFMLLGLGAVFLGEKITVTKIFWLLVSFAGMLAIISAKPGQGFAPEDYLIGVALSIGAAFFYAIAAIATKLLKGTPPHLIALIQVITGTVMLAPMALAAPAPSGATQWSIVLTLGIIHTGLMYVLLYGAIQRLPTHMTGALSFIYPIAAIVVDRFAFGHQLQPIQIAGSVAILVAAAGMTLGWKLRFPSSIKREREGRTA; encoded by the coding sequence ATGAATACCGAGCTCAAACGCGGCAGCTTCGAGATGACGGCAGCAATGCTGATCTCCGGTACCATCGGCTGGTTCGTGCTGATGTCGGGGCAGCCGGTGACGAGCGTGGTGTTCTGGCGCTGCGTCTTCGGGGCCGTGACACTCGTTGCCATCGCCGGGGCGCTCGGGCTTCTCGACCGTCGTCACTTCAGCCGGCGGATGCTGCTGCTGTCGGTCGTCGGCGGCATCGCCATCGTCGTCAACTGGCTGCTGCTGTTCGCCGCCTATTCCCACGCATCGATCTCGATCGCGACCATGGTCTACAACACCCAGCCCTTCATGCTCTTGGGGCTTGGCGCCGTGTTCCTCGGCGAAAAGATCACTGTCACCAAGATCTTCTGGCTGCTGGTGTCGTTTGCCGGCATGCTCGCGATCATTTCGGCCAAGCCCGGCCAGGGCTTCGCGCCCGAAGACTACCTGATCGGCGTTGCTCTTTCGATCGGCGCTGCCTTCTTCTACGCGATCGCGGCGATTGCGACCAAGCTGCTCAAGGGCACGCCGCCGCATCTGATCGCGCTGATCCAGGTGATCACCGGCACCGTGATGCTGGCACCGATGGCGCTTGCCGCACCCGCCCCGTCAGGTGCAACGCAGTGGTCGATCGTCCTGACCCTCGGCATCATCCACACCGGGCTCATGTATGTGCTGCTTTACGGCGCGATCCAGCGGCTCCCGACACATATGACCGGCGCGCTTTCCTTCATCTATCCGATCGCCGCGATCGTCGTCGACCGCTTCGCTTTCGGGCACCAGCTGCAGCCGATCCAGATCGCCGGCTCGGTCGCGATCCTCGTTGCCGCCGCCGGCATGACTCTTGGCTGGAAACTTCGGTTTCCGTCTTCTATCAAGCGGGAACGCGAAGGGAGAACCGCATGA
- a CDS encoding NIPSNAP family protein → MITCYLKYVIDPYKAAEFEHYAKLWIPLVNRLGGTHHGYFLPHEGANNIGLALFSFPSLAAYEAYRKEMAADPECQEAFAYAEKTRCILSYERSFMRPVFE, encoded by the coding sequence ATGATCACCTGCTACCTGAAATACGTCATCGACCCTTACAAGGCGGCCGAGTTCGAGCATTATGCCAAGCTCTGGATCCCGCTCGTCAATCGGCTGGGCGGCACGCACCACGGCTACTTCCTGCCGCACGAGGGGGCGAACAATATTGGGCTGGCGCTCTTCAGCTTTCCGAGCCTGGCCGCATACGAGGCCTACCGCAAGGAAATGGCCGCGGATCCCGAATGCCAGGAGGCCTTCGCCTATGCCGAGAAGACGCGCTGCATCCTCAGCTACGAGCGCAGCTTCATGCGGCCGGTTTTCGAGTAA
- a CDS encoding LysE family translocator, which produces MPELKDMIGFALLALGMVLTPGPNMIYLISRSISQGPGAGLISLGGVALGFVVYMVSAALGITALLLAVPFAYDALRIAGAAYLLYLAWQAVRPGGRSPFQVKNLPKDGPKKLFVMGFLTSLLNPKVAVLYLSLLPQFIRPELGNVLGQSLVFGSIQIATSVTVNAMIALAASGIAAFLAGRPLFMVVQRWAMGTALFGFALSMASEARR; this is translated from the coding sequence ATGCCCGAGTTGAAGGATATGATCGGCTTTGCCCTCCTGGCCCTTGGCATGGTGCTGACGCCGGGGCCGAACATGATCTACCTGATCTCGCGCTCGATCAGCCAGGGGCCTGGCGCCGGATTGATCTCGCTCGGCGGCGTGGCGCTCGGCTTCGTCGTCTACATGGTCTCGGCGGCACTCGGTATCACGGCGCTGCTCCTGGCCGTGCCCTTCGCCTATGATGCGCTTCGCATCGCCGGTGCGGCATACCTTCTCTATCTCGCCTGGCAGGCGGTTAGGCCCGGCGGACGCTCGCCCTTTCAGGTCAAGAACCTGCCGAAGGATGGGCCGAAGAAACTGTTCGTCATGGGCTTCCTGACGAGCCTGCTTAATCCCAAGGTGGCGGTGCTCTATCTCTCGCTGCTGCCGCAGTTCATCCGGCCGGAGCTCGGCAACGTGCTCGGCCAGTCGCTGGTCTTCGGCTCGATCCAGATTGCGACCAGCGTGACCGTCAACGCCATGATCGCGCTGGCCGCCAGCGGCATCGCCGCCTTCCTTGCCGGGCGGCCGTTGTTCATGGTGGTTCAGCGCTGGGCGATGGGCACGGCGCTGTTCGGCTTCGCGCTGAGCATGGCCTCGGAAGCACGGCGCTAA
- a CDS encoding LysE family translocator: MTLAALIAYSGALFIAAAIPGPGVTALVARALGSGFRETFFMGLGIALGDMIYLTAVILGLALIAQTFTTAFLVVKFAGVLYLAYIAWKLWSAGLLPEDIKAKPSTSAAMSFLSGLLITLGNPKTMLFYVALVPTLIDIRAIGPGDYGLLLTATFLLLLSVLVPYMLLASRARLLLKQPKALKALNRVAASVLAGTAAYLAVRAN; the protein is encoded by the coding sequence ATGACGCTCGCGGCCCTCATCGCCTATAGCGGCGCGCTCTTCATCGCCGCTGCCATCCCCGGCCCCGGCGTGACGGCGCTGGTTGCGCGCGCGCTCGGCTCCGGTTTCCGCGAAACCTTCTTCATGGGTCTCGGCATCGCGCTTGGCGACATGATCTATCTGACGGCCGTTATCCTCGGGCTCGCGCTGATCGCCCAGACCTTCACCACAGCCTTCCTGGTGGTGAAGTTTGCCGGGGTTCTCTATCTCGCTTACATCGCCTGGAAGCTCTGGAGCGCGGGGCTGCTGCCCGAGGACATCAAGGCAAAGCCGTCGACGAGTGCGGCCATGTCCTTCCTGTCCGGCCTGCTGATCACGCTCGGCAATCCGAAGACGATGCTGTTTTACGTGGCGCTGGTGCCGACGCTGATCGACATCAGGGCGATCGGCCCCGGCGATTACGGCCTGCTGCTGACCGCCACCTTCCTGCTGCTCCTAAGCGTGCTCGTGCCCTATATGCTGCTCGCCTCGCGTGCGCGCCTGTTGCTCAAGCAACCGAAGGCCCTGAAAGCGCTGAACCGGGTCGCCGCCAGCGTGCTTGCCGGAACGGCGGCCTATCTCGCCGTTCGCGCCAACTGA